The following proteins are encoded in a genomic region of Bacillus horti:
- a CDS encoding ABC transporter permease: MTFRQFAFNNVIRSFRTYAAYFLSSAFSVMIFFTYAVFIFHPNVETGYMHELSRQGMIVAEYIIFIFSFFFVLYSMSTFIKTRKKQFGVLMIHGMTKGQLNRMIFLENMIIGTLSLGLGIAVGLIFCKLFLLLGAQALGIAEMPFYLPTKAISLTVGAFLLLFLTISFFTLFTVRTSQIIELLRGTRKPRPEPKASFLLSAFAALCLVAAYALSYTANGMTVGLLLIPVTAITIIGTYFLYSQLSVYVINRLKRNEGYHWKGTRLIWLSNLAYRMKDNARMLFLVTIISTVAITATGTLVSFHESRKAEAEFFNPYAIQYISFATDTEYEKRIQQLDQSLGNERLQYEKVDIQFLLDSVHDNRVGIMSLADYNQLAQLRSDLPHYELTEKQAILSLIYYSQVEGWGENTLPYEIAELEKSGEKLDVQALVEASVFPSGELGHILIVSEETYASLLSELETAQATVYEIEGWEETGDLTTTLFAEWTDGKGTNVKQIYSEDATITARVTMYQDMVNATSVMLYVGLFVGIIFFVSAGSFLYFRLFSDLENDKKQYQAIHRIGLTKQELKSSVTVQLLLLFLVPIALASVHASFALSALRGLLQVPIYLSAVKVIGCFLVFQLLYYALVRARYVQQLLKIAK, encoded by the coding sequence ATGACCTTTCGACAGTTCGCGTTTAACAATGTTATTCGTAGCTTTAGAACGTATGCAGCGTATTTCTTAAGCAGTGCTTTCTCTGTCATGATTTTCTTTACGTACGCTGTGTTTATCTTCCATCCAAATGTTGAAACTGGATATATGCATGAGCTATCAAGGCAGGGAATGATAGTGGCAGAATATATTATCTTTATTTTCTCTTTCTTTTTTGTCTTATACTCGATGAGCACCTTTATTAAAACAAGGAAGAAGCAGTTTGGTGTGCTGATGATTCATGGAATGACTAAAGGTCAATTAAATCGCATGATTTTTTTAGAGAATATGATCATTGGTACCCTTTCATTAGGTCTTGGCATAGCAGTAGGTCTTATTTTTTGTAAGCTGTTTCTTCTGTTGGGTGCTCAAGCTTTAGGAATTGCTGAAATGCCCTTCTATCTGCCTACTAAAGCGATTAGTCTGACGGTTGGAGCTTTCCTTCTCCTATTTCTAACGATTTCTTTTTTTACTTTATTTACGGTGCGCACTAGTCAAATTATTGAACTGCTCAGAGGGACCAGAAAGCCCCGTCCAGAGCCTAAGGCTTCCTTCCTACTATCCGCCTTTGCTGCCCTTTGCCTAGTTGCTGCCTATGCGTTATCCTATACGGCGAATGGAATGACTGTAGGACTACTGTTGATTCCTGTCACAGCCATTACGATTATTGGAACGTATTTCTTGTATTCGCAATTAAGTGTATACGTGATTAATCGGCTTAAACGAAATGAAGGCTATCACTGGAAGGGAACACGTCTCATTTGGTTATCCAATTTAGCATATCGCATGAAGGATAACGCTCGAATGCTATTTTTAGTGACGATTATTTCTACCGTAGCGATAACAGCAACGGGAACGTTAGTCTCTTTTCATGAGTCACGAAAGGCAGAGGCTGAGTTTTTTAACCCGTATGCTATTCAATATATTTCATTTGCAACCGATACTGAATATGAAAAAAGAATTCAGCAGCTCGATCAAAGCCTAGGAAATGAACGACTTCAGTATGAAAAAGTGGACATACAGTTTCTATTGGATTCAGTACATGATAATCGTGTAGGCATTATGTCCCTAGCAGATTATAATCAACTAGCTCAGCTTCGGAGCGATCTACCTCATTATGAGTTAACCGAAAAGCAAGCGATTCTTTCTCTGATTTATTATAGTCAGGTTGAAGGCTGGGGTGAGAATACTCTCCCATATGAAATTGCAGAGCTTGAGAAATCTGGAGAAAAGCTGGATGTTCAAGCGTTAGTAGAAGCTTCTGTTTTTCCTAGTGGAGAGCTAGGCCATATTCTCATTGTGTCAGAAGAAACGTATGCTTCTCTTCTATCAGAACTAGAAACTGCACAAGCCACCGTTTACGAAATAGAGGGGTGGGAGGAAACAGGAGATTTAACGACAACGTTGTTTGCTGAATGGACAGATGGAAAAGGGACTAATGTAAAACAAATCTATAGTGAAGATGCTACTATAACAGCTAGAGTCACCATGTATCAGGACATGGTAAATGCGACAAGTGTGATGCTGTATGTAGGACTATTCGTGGGCATTATTTTCTTTGTTTCAGCAGGTAGCTTTCTCTACTTCAGATTATTTTCGGATTTGGAGAATGACAAAAAGCAATATCAAGCGATTCATCGGATTGGTCTAACGAAGCAGGAGCTAAAGAGCTCCGTTACTGTACAACTATTACTTCTATTTTTGGTCCCTATCGCTTTAGCTTCCGTTCATGCAAGCTTTGCTTTAAGTGCTTTACGTGGGCTCCTGCAAGTCCCTATCTATCTTTCTGCTGTCAAAGTGATTGGCTGTTTTCTAGTCTTTCAGCTGCTCTATTATGCTCTAGTTCGGGCTCGTTATGTACAGCAATTATTAAAAATAGCTAAGTAA
- a CDS encoding response regulator transcription factor → MTANKILIVEDDLNIASLLKEQIDKYGFSVQISENFDQIDSEFLQYKPDLVLLDVNLPKFDGFYWCRKLRSLSTCPILFISARDGEMDQIMALEYGADDYITKPFHTEVIMAKIRSHLRRAYGSYAASAEQERVVKWEQVMLYPERLQLEYKGKSVQLSKKEADLMELLMKRDGKVASRESILEKLWDEQHFVDDNTLNVNVTRLRQRLQELGLTNALETVRGFGYRLFLMEEG, encoded by the coding sequence TTGACAGCGAATAAGATTTTAATTGTTGAAGATGATCTGAATATTGCTTCCTTACTCAAGGAACAGATTGATAAATACGGATTCTCCGTACAAATCAGTGAGAATTTTGATCAGATTGATAGCGAATTTTTGCAGTACAAGCCTGATTTGGTTCTGCTAGATGTGAATTTACCTAAGTTTGACGGCTTCTATTGGTGCAGAAAGCTACGCTCACTTTCGACATGCCCTATTCTTTTCATTTCTGCTAGAGATGGAGAGATGGATCAAATTATGGCTCTGGAGTATGGGGCGGATGATTATATAACAAAGCCTTTTCATACGGAAGTGATCATGGCAAAAATTCGAAGTCACCTGCGTCGAGCGTACGGTAGCTATGCAGCATCAGCTGAACAGGAAAGGGTTGTGAAGTGGGAGCAAGTCATGCTTTATCCTGAACGGTTACAGTTAGAATATAAAGGGAAAAGCGTACAGCTTAGTAAAAAAGAAGCTGACCTTATGGAGCTACTCATGAAGAGGGATGGAAAAGTAGCTAGTAGAGAATCTATTCTTGAGAAGCTATGGGATGAGCAGCATTTTGTAGACGATAACACGTTAAATGTGAACGTGACTAGGCTTCGCCAGCGCTTGCAGGAACTTGGGCTTACCAATGCCTTAGAAACGGTCAGAGGCTTTGGGTATAGGCTTTTTCTCATGGAGGAGGGATAA
- a CDS encoding sensor histidine kinase has translation MKLFIKDHVSLTLFFTGIMGISTLIYWLSGQQDIWITGYALFISSLFFFLYLIIRYIRHRKVYALIEEQHSLEEMNNPTGETPLAEAFGAMLRQNYQMYEKRLRQYEQKTNEHVNFMNQWVHQMKTPISVIQLTLQDEDDVKSLSIKEETEKIRRGLQTVLYVARLDTFEQDFRVDKVNLWKAAQEAVQENKGMFIRNQVYPQIEMENPNWVETDEKWCVFILNQLIINAIRYSAGTQSKVTIRSYRKGINMVLEVEDHGIGIPKQDVKRVFEPFFTGENGRQIRESTGMGLYLVKQVCDKLGHSIELESEPNEGTAIRIVYHGAVH, from the coding sequence GTGAAGCTGTTTATTAAGGATCATGTCTCGCTTACTCTCTTTTTTACAGGGATTATGGGAATATCGACGTTAATCTATTGGCTAAGTGGTCAGCAAGATATATGGATAACGGGCTATGCCTTGTTTATAAGCTCCCTCTTTTTTTTCCTTTATTTAATCATTCGTTATATTCGGCACAGAAAAGTATATGCTCTGATTGAGGAGCAACACTCATTAGAGGAAATGAATAACCCTACCGGGGAGACGCCATTAGCTGAAGCTTTTGGTGCTATGTTAAGACAAAATTATCAGATGTATGAAAAAAGGCTGCGCCAATATGAACAGAAAACGAATGAGCATGTAAATTTTATGAACCAATGGGTACATCAAATGAAAACACCTATTTCCGTTATTCAGCTAACGCTTCAGGATGAGGATGATGTTAAATCTCTAAGTATTAAAGAGGAAACGGAGAAAATTAGAAGGGGTTTACAGACCGTCTTGTATGTAGCTCGTCTAGATACGTTTGAGCAAGACTTTCGTGTGGATAAGGTCAATTTGTGGAAGGCAGCGCAGGAGGCCGTACAAGAGAACAAAGGGATGTTCATTAGAAATCAGGTTTATCCCCAAATTGAAATGGAGAATCCTAATTGGGTGGAAACGGATGAAAAGTGGTGTGTGTTTATCCTAAATCAGCTCATCATTAACGCAATACGTTACTCAGCTGGAACTCAAAGTAAAGTAACGATTCGTTCCTATAGAAAAGGAATCAATATGGTACTTGAGGTAGAGGATCACGGTATAGGAATACCAAAACAAGACGTAAAGAGAGTATTTGAACCTTTTTTTACGGGGGAAAATGGTAGACAAATAAGGGAATCAACAGGAATGGGTTTATATCTTGTGAAACAGGTTTGTGATAAACTGGGTCATTCCATTGAATTAGAATCCGAGCCTAATGAAGGAACAGCGATAAGAATTGTCTATCATGGTGCAGTTCATTAA
- a CDS encoding phytoene desaturase family protein, which translates to MEEKVVNQQEEETRIQGDVIIVGGGLAGLSAAATLAKKGKKVVVLERATLGGRAVTINMKGFAFNFGAHAIYGRDSSYLRRLEKELDIQIDWRDFNPDKAKYGIGEGLTDVPVNVKGLFKTKLLKASDKVKFTYEILKTMTKVEKGDPHISISKWMEDKEVNEEVREMMLTLASSNFFTRQSEQIPSDVFFKYYSRLFTTQKPVAYIGGGWQALIQELERVILENDGMILQKTKAESVLTEDARITGVQTSKGVVMGEEFVFCIPPTDLVKVFEETKITDSLKQYASYSPSYVYVYDIGLKNRVDVPYSYIYDKQSKIFITDISYYDETCTPPGGQLLQAIAYLNEEDLKNKDVLDEYHAKIEALYDQHFSGWREELVIPRVSKRAIAQQLKWVMTQQALPVFLPDYRNLFFAGDWCEGQGQLSELSFSSAYQASQHILQKHK; encoded by the coding sequence ATGGAAGAAAAAGTTGTAAATCAGCAAGAGGAAGAAACAAGGATACAAGGTGATGTCATTATTGTTGGAGGCGGCTTAGCAGGGCTTTCAGCAGCAGCAACCCTAGCCAAAAAGGGCAAAAAGGTTGTTGTCCTAGAACGAGCCACTTTAGGTGGTAGAGCCGTTACCATTAACATGAAAGGCTTTGCCTTTAATTTTGGAGCACATGCTATATATGGCAGAGATTCGTCTTATTTACGCAGGCTTGAAAAGGAGCTTGATATTCAAATTGATTGGAGAGACTTTAACCCTGATAAAGCAAAGTATGGCATCGGTGAGGGGCTAACGGACGTTCCGGTCAATGTTAAAGGTTTGTTTAAAACAAAGCTATTAAAGGCTTCGGACAAAGTTAAATTTACGTATGAAATTCTAAAAACGATGACAAAAGTAGAAAAGGGCGATCCTCATATATCTATAAGTAAGTGGATGGAGGATAAGGAGGTCAATGAAGAGGTTAGAGAAATGATGCTTACCCTAGCATCATCCAACTTTTTCACTAGACAATCTGAACAAATTCCTTCAGACGTATTCTTTAAATACTATAGTCGATTGTTTACCACCCAAAAGCCAGTTGCATACATTGGTGGGGGCTGGCAGGCGTTAATTCAGGAGCTAGAACGAGTTATTCTTGAAAACGATGGGATGATTCTGCAGAAAACAAAAGCGGAGAGCGTTTTAACTGAGGATGCTCGAATTACTGGAGTTCAGACCTCTAAAGGAGTAGTAATGGGTGAAGAGTTTGTTTTCTGTATCCCTCCAACCGACCTAGTGAAAGTCTTCGAGGAAACAAAGATTACAGATTCTCTGAAGCAATATGCTAGCTACAGCCCTAGCTATGTGTATGTCTATGATATTGGATTGAAAAACAGAGTGGATGTACCCTACTCGTATATCTATGATAAGCAGAGCAAGATCTTCATTACCGATATCTCCTACTATGATGAAACATGTACACCACCAGGAGGACAATTGCTCCAAGCTATTGCATATCTAAACGAGGAAGATTTAAAAAACAAAGACGTTCTTGATGAGTACCATGCTAAGATTGAAGCGCTGTATGACCAGCATTTTTCTGGCTGGAGAGAAGAATTAGTGATTCCTCGTGTTTCCAAGAGAGCGATTGCCCAGCAGCTAAAATGGGTGATGACACAACAGGCTCTACCAGTATTCCTTCCCGATTATCGGAACCTGTTTTTTGCTGGAGACTGGTGTGAGGGTCAGGGGCAGCTATCTGAGCTTTCGTTCTCGAGTGCGTATCAAGCGAGTCAGCATATCTTACAAAAACATAAATAG
- a CDS encoding response regulator transcription factor, translating to MNRFKVLVADDDPNVLEIIRLYFEKQQIELVEAHDGAQALDMVEKESPDIILLDVMMPNMDGFEACREIRKKSDIPIIMLTAKGEEFDRVLGLELGADDYVTKPFSPRELVARIKAIFRRLQPRNDANAQEGSPTQLEFKDLFIHLGKRDVHVQGERVAFRPKEFDLLVHLAKSPGSVFTREQLLEQVWGYDFMGDIRTVDVHVKKLRQKLSTLEHEYIQTVWGVGYKFEVQE from the coding sequence ATGAATCGCTTTAAGGTTCTTGTGGCTGATGATGATCCAAATGTATTAGAAATTATTCGACTATATTTTGAAAAGCAACAAATTGAATTAGTAGAGGCACATGATGGGGCGCAAGCCTTAGATATGGTTGAAAAAGAATCACCAGATATAATATTACTAGATGTCATGATGCCAAATATGGATGGATTTGAAGCATGCCGCGAAATTCGTAAAAAATCTGATATTCCTATTATCATGCTTACCGCTAAAGGGGAAGAGTTTGACAGAGTACTAGGCTTAGAGCTAGGCGCCGATGATTATGTCACTAAACCGTTTAGCCCAAGGGAGCTTGTAGCTCGGATTAAAGCAATATTCCGTAGGCTCCAACCGCGAAATGATGCGAATGCTCAAGAAGGTAGCCCGACACAGTTAGAGTTCAAGGATCTTTTTATTCACCTTGGAAAACGTGATGTACATGTTCAGGGAGAAAGGGTGGCGTTTCGACCGAAGGAGTTCGATTTGCTCGTCCATTTGGCCAAGTCCCCAGGCAGTGTGTTTACAAGAGAACAGCTCTTAGAGCAGGTGTGGGGATATGATTTTATGGGGGACATTCGAACGGTGGATGTTCACGTCAAGAAGCTTCGACAAAAGCTTTCCACCCTTGAGCATGAGTATATCCAGACTGTGTGGGGTGTGGGCTATAAGTTTGAGGTGCAGGAATGA
- a CDS encoding ABC transporter ATP-binding protein — protein MELLKVNQVNKVYGGKIPYRALTDIQLSVQKGEFVGIMGPSGSGKTTLLNLISTIDVPSSGEIIINDQHLQQLKGKKMAHFRRRELGFVFQDFNLLDTLTIAENIVLPLTLDNAPLSVMKEKLNYIAEMLGIKEILNKRTYEVSGGQAQRAAIARAMIHAPSLLLADEPTGNLDSKASRNVMEALEMLNQKEKATLLMVTHDPLAASYCHRVVFIKDGQLYNEIHRGESRQHFFQQIIDVLSLLGGNAHDLSTVRV, from the coding sequence GTGGAGCTACTAAAGGTTAATCAGGTCAATAAAGTGTATGGAGGAAAAATTCCTTATCGTGCTCTGACTGATATACAGCTATCTGTACAGAAGGGTGAATTTGTGGGGATCATGGGTCCCTCTGGTAGTGGAAAAACTACATTATTAAATTTAATTTCGACGATTGATGTTCCTTCCTCAGGAGAAATTATCATTAATGATCAGCATTTACAACAGCTTAAAGGGAAAAAGATGGCCCATTTTAGAAGAAGAGAGCTGGGCTTTGTCTTTCAAGACTTTAATCTTTTAGATACGTTAACTATAGCAGAAAATATCGTGCTACCTTTAACGTTAGATAATGCCCCTCTTTCCGTGATGAAGGAAAAATTAAACTATATAGCTGAAATGCTGGGTATCAAAGAAATTCTAAATAAACGAACGTATGAGGTGTCTGGAGGACAAGCACAGAGGGCGGCTATCGCACGTGCGATGATTCATGCTCCTTCGCTTTTATTAGCGGATGAGCCTACAGGGAACTTAGACTCCAAAGCGTCTAGAAACGTTATGGAAGCGTTGGAAATGCTTAACCAAAAAGAAAAAGCGACATTGCTAATGGTGACCCACGATCCCTTAGCAGCAAGCTATTGCCATAGAGTTGTGTTTATAAAGGATGGACAATTATATAATGAAATACATCGAGGAGAAAGTAGACAACATTTTTTCCAACAGATTATTGATGTTTTATCGCTTTTAGGAGGAAATGCTCATGACCTTTCGACAGTTCGCGTTTAA
- the sigK gene encoding RNA polymerase sporulation sigma factor SigK — MEVTAVPGLFATITYFLKEIIVFVSYVKNNAFPQPLSEAEEEKVLARFKDGDEEARNLLIEHNLRLVAHIVKKFENTGEDTEDLISIGTIGLIKGVESYSPAKGTKLATYAARCIENEILMHLRSLKKTKKDVSLHDPIGTDKEGNEISLIDVLKADMDDVIDMVQLQMEKNKIYQHIHVLDEREKEVIVGRFGLDMEKERTQREIAKELGISRSYVSRIEKRALMKLFHEFYKVKKGGKR; from the coding sequence ATGGAGGTGACAGCTGTGCCAGGTTTGTTCGCAACGATCACGTATTTCCTTAAGGAAATTATTGTTTTTGTCTCTTATGTCAAAAATAATGCCTTTCCACAACCTCTAAGTGAAGCGGAGGAGGAAAAGGTTCTAGCTCGATTTAAAGATGGAGATGAAGAAGCGCGCAATTTATTAATTGAGCACAATCTACGTTTAGTGGCTCATATTGTGAAGAAATTTGAGAACACAGGAGAGGATACAGAGGATTTAATTTCCATCGGCACGATAGGCTTGATCAAGGGCGTAGAGAGCTATTCACCGGCAAAAGGAACGAAGCTTGCTACATATGCGGCAAGATGTATTGAGAATGAAATCCTGATGCATCTACGCTCTTTGAAGAAAACCAAAAAAGACGTATCTCTTCACGACCCAATTGGGACAGATAAAGAAGGAAATGAAATCAGTCTAATTGATGTGCTAAAGGCTGACATGGATGATGTGATTGATATGGTGCAATTACAGATGGAGAAAAATAAAATTTACCAGCATATTCATGTGCTTGATGAACGAGAGAAGGAAGTCATTGTCGGACGATTTGGACTGGATATGGAAAAGGAGAGAACACAGAGGGAGATTGCTAAGGAGTTAGGGATTTCAAGATCCTATGTTTCTCGTATCGAAAAAAGAGCATTGATGAAGCTGTTTCATGAATTTTATAAGGTTAAAAAAGGTGGTAAACGTTAG